A single genomic interval of Prunus dulcis chromosome 5, ALMONDv2, whole genome shotgun sequence harbors:
- the LOC117627069 gene encoding AAA-ATPase ASD, mitochondrial-like produces MMPLPSSTMTQMWATMGSTLASFMFVWAIIRQYCPYELRRFFEKYSHRIMGYFYPYIKISIHEFTGDRLKRSEAYSAVEAYLSNNTSKSAKRLKAEMVKDSSNLVLSMDEYERVTDDFQGAKVWWVLSKSVSPGRSMSMSYYPEQEKRFYKLTFHKKYRDIITESYLDHVVREGKEIRVRNRQRKLYTNSPGYKWPSYKQTMWSHIVFEHPATFETMALEPDKKREIIEDLVTFSKSKDFYARIGKAWKRGYLLFGPPGTGKSTMIAAMANLLGYDVYDLELTAVKDNTELRKLLIETTSKSIIVIEDIDCSLDLTGQRKKKADKSSLEDETKSSKERIKEPKDEGHGSSKVTLSGLLNFIDGLWSACGGERLVVFTTNYVEKLDPALIRRGRMDKHIELSFCSFDGFKVLAKNYLKLETHQIFDTIQRLMGEVKMTPADVAENLMPKSPQDDPDRCLSNFIQALEEAKEEAAKKTAEEIKEIGAAEEKDDDDVQTQENKVVEVQSDLVGNANVSL; encoded by the coding sequence ATGATGCCCCTGCCATCATCAACAATGACCCAGATGTGGGCAACAATGGGCTCAACTTTAGCCAGCTTCATGTTCGTTTGGGCAATCATCCGCCAGTACTGCCCCTACGAGCTTCGTAGGTTCTTTGAGAAATACTCACACAGAATCATGGGCTACTTCTACCCCTACATCAAAATCTCCATCCATGAGTTCACTGGGGACAGGCTCAAGAGAAGCGAGGCCTATTCTGCCGTGGAAGCCTATCTCAGCAACAACACTTCAAAGAGCGCCAAGAGGCTCAAGGCAGAGATGGTCAAAGACAGCAGCAACTTGGTTTTGAGCATGGATGAGTACGAGAGAGTTACAGATGATTTTCAAGGTGCTAAggtttggtgggttttgtcCAAATCTGTGTCTCCAGGAAGATCAATGTCAATGTCTTACTATCCAGAGCAGGAGAAGAGGTTTTACAAGCTCACTTTTCACAAGAAGTACAGGGATATAATTACCGAGTCTTATTTAGACCATGTGGTGAGGGAAGGGAAGGAAATCAGGGTGAGAAATAGGCAGAGGAAGCTTTACACAAATAGTCCTGGATACAAATGGCCTAGCTACAAGCAGACCATGTGGAGCCACATTGTTTTTGAGCATCCAGCTACTTTTGAAACAATGGCATTGGAGCCGGATAAGAAGAGGGAGATCATTGAAGATTTGGTGACTTTCAGCAAAAGCAAGGATTTTTATGCAAGAATTGGCAAGGCTTGGAAGAGGGGTTATTTGCTTTTTGGGCCACCAGGGACTGGGAAATCTACCATGATTGCTGCAATGGCTAATTTGTTGGGTTATGATGTTTATGATCTTGAGCTCACTGCTGTCAAGGACAACACAGAGCTTAGGAAGCTTTTGATTGAGACCACAAGTAAGTCTATAATTGTGATTGAGGATATTGACTGCTCACTTGATCTTACAGgccagaggaagaagaaggcagACAAATCTTCTTTGGAAGATGAAACTAAGTCCAGTAAGGAGAGAATTAAGGAACCAAAAGACGAGGGACATGGCAGCAGCAAGGTCACTCTTTCTGGGCTGTTGAATTTCATTGATGGGCTTTGGTCTGCTTGTGGTGGTGAGAGGCTTGTTGTGTTCACCACAAACTATGTTGAGAAGCTTGATCCTGCCCTCATCAGGAGGGGCAGAATGGACAAACATATTGAGCTTTCTTTTTGCAGTTTTGATGGGTTCAAAGTTCTGGCAAAGAATTATCTGAAGCTTGAAACACATCAAATATTTGATACAATTCAGAGGCTGATGGGGGAGGTCAAAATGACCCCTGCTGATGTAGCAGAGAATCTCATGCCTAAGTCCCCACAAGATGATCCAGATAGATGcctttcaaatttcattcaaGCTCTTGAAGAAGCCAAGGAAGAAGCAGCTAAGAAAACGGCTGAAGAAATTAAGGAGATTGGTGCAGCCGAGGAgaaggatgatgatgatgtgcagacacaagaaaacaaagttgTTGAAGTCCAGAGTGATTTGGTTGGCAATGCGAATGTGTCGTTGTAG